From the Temnothorax longispinosus isolate EJ_2023e chromosome 6, Tlon_JGU_v1, whole genome shotgun sequence genome, one window contains:
- the Rasp gene encoding protein-cysteine N-palmitoyltransferase Rasp isoform X11 has protein sequence MTASMCSWTGQKNNYKIGDTHTILSIKNFDDYYDAYGDFDSGWIWVGKKRDISDQEWLILCYWYIVSSIIFLYHYLGTLSMLCAILQPSFLHILTHICSKNTAWTIHILYLFVIHILKTPNGTFQSWLGITDEKHYILTLLMCWIHLRSISHNMDSIDDQFSNSNNFIQKLAYCLYLPTLFLGPLILYHEFVESINQPHEYWNYQRLLTFILNLVRYMFWLYVTELLLHFIYTNAIQYHSQVVQNLNSWALYGLGYCMGQFFFNKYVVIYGTCSSLCYLDNIKAPSQPKCIARIHLYSDMWKHFDRGLYKFLIRYIYVPIQKSQKYRYFGKLFASFTCFTFVFIWHGIQMNIFIWTLLNFIGIIIENIGVSIGKSKQYHKILNMYLSSRNTKRLHCMLASPLLAISAISNFYFLGGREIGNIFIQNILYDGSWKSLSILLFFLYCCCHVSVDVKSWELRHIRR, from the exons attTCGATGACTATTACGATGCATATGGTGATTTTGATTCAGGATGGATTTGGGTTGGAAAGAAACGAGACATCTCCGATCAAGAGTGGCTT atattatgCTATTGGTATATCGTATCgtctataatttttctctatcACTATTTGGGTACATTGAGCATGTTATGTGCAATACTGCAACCtagttttttacatatattaacacaTATATGTAGTAAGAATACAGCATGGacaatacatattttgtatCTATTTGTAATACACATATTAAAAACACCAAATGGGACTTTTCAAAGTTGGCTAGGAATCACTGATGAGaagcattatattttaacactaCTAATGTGTTGGATACATTTAAGAAGTATCAGTCACAATATGGATAGCATTGATGACCAATTCTccaattcaaataattttattcagaaattaGCATATTGCTTGTACTTACCTACATTATTTTTAGGACCACTTATTTTGTATCATGAATTTGTGGAATCT attaatCAACCACATGAATATTGGAATTATCAAAGGCTtctaacttttatattaaatttagttaGATACATGTTCTGGTTATATGTGACCGAATTGTtgctacattttatttatacaaatgcTATACAATATCACTCACAG gTTGTGCAGAATTTAAATTCTTGGGCATTGTATGGTTTAGGATATTGCAtgggacaatttttttttaataaatatgttgtaATCTATGGAACATGCAGTAGTTTATGTTATTTAGATAACATAAAAGCACCATCGCAACCTAAATGCATAGCTAGGATTCATTTATATTCCGACATGTGGAAACATTTTGATAGAGGATTATACAAATTTCTTATAAG atatatttatgttccaatacaaaaatcacaaaaatatagatattttggAAAACTGTTTGCATCATTTACATGTTTTACATTTGTCTTTATATGGCATGGAATACAAATGAACATCTTTATTTGGACATTGCTCAATTTTATAGggataataattgaaaatataggAGTATCAATTGGCAAAAGTAaacaatatcataaaatactaaatatgtatttatcttCAAGAAATACTAAAAGACTTCATTGCATGCTAGCAAGCCCTCTTTTAGCAATATCAGccatatctaatttttattttcttggtggacgagaaattggaaatatctttatacaaaatatattatatgatg GATCCTGGAAAAGCCTATCTATTCTGCTGTTCTTTCTTTATTGCTGTTGCCACGTTTCAGTAGATGTTAAAAGCTGGGAATTACGCCATATTAGAAGATAA
- the Rasp gene encoding protein-cysteine N-palmitoyltransferase Rasp isoform X12 produces the protein MKVRYVEVVRLRASAQDSHFDDYYDAYGDFDSGWIWVGKKRDISDQEWLILCYWYIVSSIIFLYHYLGTLSMLCAILQPSFLHILTHICSKNTAWTIHILYLFVIHILKTPNGTFQSWLGITDEKHYILTLLMCWIHLRSISHNMDSIDDQFSNSNNFIQKLAYCLYLPTLFLGPLILYHEFVESINQPHEYWNYQRLLTFILNLVRYMFWLYVTELLLHFIYTNAIQYHSQVVQNLNSWALYGLGYCMGQFFFNKYVVIYGTCSSLCYLDNIKAPSQPKCIARIHLYSDMWKHFDRGLYKFLIRYIYVPIQKSQKYRYFGKLFASFTCFTFVFIWHGIQMNIFIWTLLNFIGIIIENIGVSIGKSKQYHKILNMYLSSRNTKRLHCMLASPLLAISAISNFYFLGGREIGNIFIQNILYDGSWKSLSILLFFLYCCCHVSVDVKSWELRHIRR, from the exons attTCGATGACTATTACGATGCATATGGTGATTTTGATTCAGGATGGATTTGGGTTGGAAAGAAACGAGACATCTCCGATCAAGAGTGGCTT atattatgCTATTGGTATATCGTATCgtctataatttttctctatcACTATTTGGGTACATTGAGCATGTTATGTGCAATACTGCAACCtagttttttacatatattaacacaTATATGTAGTAAGAATACAGCATGGacaatacatattttgtatCTATTTGTAATACACATATTAAAAACACCAAATGGGACTTTTCAAAGTTGGCTAGGAATCACTGATGAGaagcattatattttaacactaCTAATGTGTTGGATACATTTAAGAAGTATCAGTCACAATATGGATAGCATTGATGACCAATTCTccaattcaaataattttattcagaaattaGCATATTGCTTGTACTTACCTACATTATTTTTAGGACCACTTATTTTGTATCATGAATTTGTGGAATCT attaatCAACCACATGAATATTGGAATTATCAAAGGCTtctaacttttatattaaatttagttaGATACATGTTCTGGTTATATGTGACCGAATTGTtgctacattttatttatacaaatgcTATACAATATCACTCACAG gTTGTGCAGAATTTAAATTCTTGGGCATTGTATGGTTTAGGATATTGCAtgggacaatttttttttaataaatatgttgtaATCTATGGAACATGCAGTAGTTTATGTTATTTAGATAACATAAAAGCACCATCGCAACCTAAATGCATAGCTAGGATTCATTTATATTCCGACATGTGGAAACATTTTGATAGAGGATTATACAAATTTCTTATAAG atatatttatgttccaatacaaaaatcacaaaaatatagatattttggAAAACTGTTTGCATCATTTACATGTTTTACATTTGTCTTTATATGGCATGGAATACAAATGAACATCTTTATTTGGACATTGCTCAATTTTATAGggataataattgaaaatataggAGTATCAATTGGCAAAAGTAaacaatatcataaaatactaaatatgtatttatcttCAAGAAATACTAAAAGACTTCATTGCATGCTAGCAAGCCCTCTTTTAGCAATATCAGccatatctaatttttattttcttggtggacgagaaattggaaatatctttatacaaaatatattatatgatg GATCCTGGAAAAGCCTATCTATTCTGCTGTTCTTTCTTTATTGCTGTTGCCACGTTTCAGTAGATGTTAAAAGCTGGGAATTACGCCATATTAGAAGATAA
- the Rasp gene encoding protein-cysteine N-palmitoyltransferase Rasp isoform X4, with protein MKINKVEVDRLSYRSYASFAFFSIDFDDYYDAYGDFDSGWIWVGKKRDISDQEWLVWLTLVNRLIPYIFIHHFISQIIKVHSNNMILCYWYIVSSIIFLYHYLGTLSMLCAILQPSFLHILTHICSKNTAWTIHILYLFVIHILKTPNGTFQSWLGITDEKHYILTLLMCWIHLRSISHNMDSIDDQFSNSNNFIQKLAYCLYLPTLFLGPLILYHEFVESINQPHEYWNYQRLLTFILNLVRYMFWLYVTELLLHFIYTNAIQYHSQVVQNLNSWALYGLGYCMGQFFFNKYVVIYGTCSSLCYLDNIKAPSQPKCIARIHLYSDMWKHFDRGLYKFLIRYIYVPIQKSQKYRYFGKLFASFTCFTFVFIWHGIQMNIFIWTLLNFIGIIIENIGVSIGKSKQYHKILNMYLSSRNTKRLHCMLASPLLAISAISNFYFLGGREIGNIFIQNILYDGSWKSLSILLFFLYCCCHVSVDVKSWELRHIRR; from the exons attTCGATGACTATTACGATGCATATGGTGATTTTGATTCAGGATGGATTTGGGTTGGAAAGAAACGAGACATCTCCGATCAAGAGTGGCTTGTATGGCTCACATTAGTGAATAGATTGATACCTTATATTTTCATCCATCATTTTATCagtcaaattattaaagtcCATAGTAACAATAtg atattatgCTATTGGTATATCGTATCgtctataatttttctctatcACTATTTGGGTACATTGAGCATGTTATGTGCAATACTGCAACCtagttttttacatatattaacacaTATATGTAGTAAGAATACAGCATGGacaatacatattttgtatCTATTTGTAATACACATATTAAAAACACCAAATGGGACTTTTCAAAGTTGGCTAGGAATCACTGATGAGaagcattatattttaacactaCTAATGTGTTGGATACATTTAAGAAGTATCAGTCACAATATGGATAGCATTGATGACCAATTCTccaattcaaataattttattcagaaattaGCATATTGCTTGTACTTACCTACATTATTTTTAGGACCACTTATTTTGTATCATGAATTTGTGGAATCT attaatCAACCACATGAATATTGGAATTATCAAAGGCTtctaacttttatattaaatttagttaGATACATGTTCTGGTTATATGTGACCGAATTGTtgctacattttatttatacaaatgcTATACAATATCACTCACAG gTTGTGCAGAATTTAAATTCTTGGGCATTGTATGGTTTAGGATATTGCAtgggacaatttttttttaataaatatgttgtaATCTATGGAACATGCAGTAGTTTATGTTATTTAGATAACATAAAAGCACCATCGCAACCTAAATGCATAGCTAGGATTCATTTATATTCCGACATGTGGAAACATTTTGATAGAGGATTATACAAATTTCTTATAAG atatatttatgttccaatacaaaaatcacaaaaatatagatattttggAAAACTGTTTGCATCATTTACATGTTTTACATTTGTCTTTATATGGCATGGAATACAAATGAACATCTTTATTTGGACATTGCTCAATTTTATAGggataataattgaaaatataggAGTATCAATTGGCAAAAGTAaacaatatcataaaatactaaatatgtatttatcttCAAGAAATACTAAAAGACTTCATTGCATGCTAGCAAGCCCTCTTTTAGCAATATCAGccatatctaatttttattttcttggtggacgagaaattggaaatatctttatacaaaatatattatatgatg GATCCTGGAAAAGCCTATCTATTCTGCTGTTCTTTCTTTATTGCTGTTGCCACGTTTCAGTAGATGTTAAAAGCTGGGAATTACGCCATATTAGAAGATAA
- the Rasp gene encoding protein-cysteine N-palmitoyltransferase Rasp isoform X3 has product MTASMCSWTGQKNNYKIGDTHTILSIKNFDDYYDAYGDFDSGWIWVGKKRDISDQEWLVWLTLVNRLIPYIFIHHFISQIIKVHSNNMILCYWYIVSSIIFLYHYLGTLSMLCAILQPSFLHILTHICSKNTAWTIHILYLFVIHILKTPNGTFQSWLGITDEKHYILTLLMCWIHLRSISHNMDSIDDQFSNSNNFIQKLAYCLYLPTLFLGPLILYHEFVESINQPHEYWNYQRLLTFILNLVRYMFWLYVTELLLHFIYTNAIQYHSQVVQNLNSWALYGLGYCMGQFFFNKYVVIYGTCSSLCYLDNIKAPSQPKCIARIHLYSDMWKHFDRGLYKFLIRYIYVPIQKSQKYRYFGKLFASFTCFTFVFIWHGIQMNIFIWTLLNFIGIIIENIGVSIGKSKQYHKILNMYLSSRNTKRLHCMLASPLLAISAISNFYFLGGREIGNIFIQNILYDGSWKSLSILLFFLYCCCHVSVDVKSWELRHIRR; this is encoded by the exons attTCGATGACTATTACGATGCATATGGTGATTTTGATTCAGGATGGATTTGGGTTGGAAAGAAACGAGACATCTCCGATCAAGAGTGGCTTGTATGGCTCACATTAGTGAATAGATTGATACCTTATATTTTCATCCATCATTTTATCagtcaaattattaaagtcCATAGTAACAATAtg atattatgCTATTGGTATATCGTATCgtctataatttttctctatcACTATTTGGGTACATTGAGCATGTTATGTGCAATACTGCAACCtagttttttacatatattaacacaTATATGTAGTAAGAATACAGCATGGacaatacatattttgtatCTATTTGTAATACACATATTAAAAACACCAAATGGGACTTTTCAAAGTTGGCTAGGAATCACTGATGAGaagcattatattttaacactaCTAATGTGTTGGATACATTTAAGAAGTATCAGTCACAATATGGATAGCATTGATGACCAATTCTccaattcaaataattttattcagaaattaGCATATTGCTTGTACTTACCTACATTATTTTTAGGACCACTTATTTTGTATCATGAATTTGTGGAATCT attaatCAACCACATGAATATTGGAATTATCAAAGGCTtctaacttttatattaaatttagttaGATACATGTTCTGGTTATATGTGACCGAATTGTtgctacattttatttatacaaatgcTATACAATATCACTCACAG gTTGTGCAGAATTTAAATTCTTGGGCATTGTATGGTTTAGGATATTGCAtgggacaatttttttttaataaatatgttgtaATCTATGGAACATGCAGTAGTTTATGTTATTTAGATAACATAAAAGCACCATCGCAACCTAAATGCATAGCTAGGATTCATTTATATTCCGACATGTGGAAACATTTTGATAGAGGATTATACAAATTTCTTATAAG atatatttatgttccaatacaaaaatcacaaaaatatagatattttggAAAACTGTTTGCATCATTTACATGTTTTACATTTGTCTTTATATGGCATGGAATACAAATGAACATCTTTATTTGGACATTGCTCAATTTTATAGggataataattgaaaatataggAGTATCAATTGGCAAAAGTAaacaatatcataaaatactaaatatgtatttatcttCAAGAAATACTAAAAGACTTCATTGCATGCTAGCAAGCCCTCTTTTAGCAATATCAGccatatctaatttttattttcttggtggacgagaaattggaaatatctttatacaaaatatattatatgatg GATCCTGGAAAAGCCTATCTATTCTGCTGTTCTTTCTTTATTGCTGTTGCCACGTTTCAGTAGATGTTAAAAGCTGGGAATTACGCCATATTAGAAGATAA
- the Rasp gene encoding protein-cysteine N-palmitoyltransferase HHAT isoform X5 yields the protein MKVRYVEVVRLRASAQDSHFDDYYDAYGDFDSGWIWVGKKRDISDQEWLVWLTLVNRLIPYIFIHHFISQIIKVHSNNMILCYWYIVSSIIFLYHYLGTLSMLCAILQPSFLHILTHICSKNTAWTIHILYLFVIHILKTPNGTFQSWLGITDEKHYILTLLMCWIHLRSISHNMDSIDDQFSNSNNFIQKLAYCLYLPTLFLGPLILYHEFVESINQPHEYWNYQRLLTFILNLVRYMFWLYVTELLLHFIYTNAIQYHSQVVQNLNSWALYGLGYCMGQFFFNKYVVIYGTCSSLCYLDNIKAPSQPKCIARIHLYSDMWKHFDRGLYKFLIRYIYVPIQKSQKYRYFGKLFASFTCFTFVFIWHGIQMNIFIWTLLNFIGIIIENIGVSIGKSKQYHKILNMYLSSRNTKRLHCMLASPLLAISAISNFYFLGGREIGNIFIQNILYDGSWKSLSILLFFLYCCCHVSVDVKSWELRHIRR from the exons attTCGATGACTATTACGATGCATATGGTGATTTTGATTCAGGATGGATTTGGGTTGGAAAGAAACGAGACATCTCCGATCAAGAGTGGCTTGTATGGCTCACATTAGTGAATAGATTGATACCTTATATTTTCATCCATCATTTTATCagtcaaattattaaagtcCATAGTAACAATAtg atattatgCTATTGGTATATCGTATCgtctataatttttctctatcACTATTTGGGTACATTGAGCATGTTATGTGCAATACTGCAACCtagttttttacatatattaacacaTATATGTAGTAAGAATACAGCATGGacaatacatattttgtatCTATTTGTAATACACATATTAAAAACACCAAATGGGACTTTTCAAAGTTGGCTAGGAATCACTGATGAGaagcattatattttaacactaCTAATGTGTTGGATACATTTAAGAAGTATCAGTCACAATATGGATAGCATTGATGACCAATTCTccaattcaaataattttattcagaaattaGCATATTGCTTGTACTTACCTACATTATTTTTAGGACCACTTATTTTGTATCATGAATTTGTGGAATCT attaatCAACCACATGAATATTGGAATTATCAAAGGCTtctaacttttatattaaatttagttaGATACATGTTCTGGTTATATGTGACCGAATTGTtgctacattttatttatacaaatgcTATACAATATCACTCACAG gTTGTGCAGAATTTAAATTCTTGGGCATTGTATGGTTTAGGATATTGCAtgggacaatttttttttaataaatatgttgtaATCTATGGAACATGCAGTAGTTTATGTTATTTAGATAACATAAAAGCACCATCGCAACCTAAATGCATAGCTAGGATTCATTTATATTCCGACATGTGGAAACATTTTGATAGAGGATTATACAAATTTCTTATAAG atatatttatgttccaatacaaaaatcacaaaaatatagatattttggAAAACTGTTTGCATCATTTACATGTTTTACATTTGTCTTTATATGGCATGGAATACAAATGAACATCTTTATTTGGACATTGCTCAATTTTATAGggataataattgaaaatataggAGTATCAATTGGCAAAAGTAaacaatatcataaaatactaaatatgtatttatcttCAAGAAATACTAAAAGACTTCATTGCATGCTAGCAAGCCCTCTTTTAGCAATATCAGccatatctaatttttattttcttggtggacgagaaattggaaatatctttatacaaaatatattatatgatg GATCCTGGAAAAGCCTATCTATTCTGCTGTTCTTTCTTTATTGCTGTTGCCACGTTTCAGTAGATGTTAAAAGCTGGGAATTACGCCATATTAGAAGATAA
- the Rasp gene encoding protein-cysteine N-palmitoyltransferase Rasp isoform X16: MTASMCSWTGQKNNYKIGDTHTILSIKNFDDYYDAYGDFDSGWIWVGKKRDISDQEWLINQPHEYWNYQRLLTFILNLVRYMFWLYVTELLLHFIYTNAIQYHSQVVQNLNSWALYGLGYCMGQFFFNKYVVIYGTCSSLCYLDNIKAPSQPKCIARIHLYSDMWKHFDRGLYKFLIRYIYVPIQKSQKYRYFGKLFASFTCFTFVFIWHGIQMNIFIWTLLNFIGIIIENIGVSIGKSKQYHKILNMYLSSRNTKRLHCMLASPLLAISAISNFYFLGGREIGNIFIQNILYDGSWKSLSILLFFLYCCCHVSVDVKSWELRHIRR, translated from the exons attTCGATGACTATTACGATGCATATGGTGATTTTGATTCAGGATGGATTTGGGTTGGAAAGAAACGAGACATCTCCGATCAAGAGTGGCTT attaatCAACCACATGAATATTGGAATTATCAAAGGCTtctaacttttatattaaatttagttaGATACATGTTCTGGTTATATGTGACCGAATTGTtgctacattttatttatacaaatgcTATACAATATCACTCACAG gTTGTGCAGAATTTAAATTCTTGGGCATTGTATGGTTTAGGATATTGCAtgggacaatttttttttaataaatatgttgtaATCTATGGAACATGCAGTAGTTTATGTTATTTAGATAACATAAAAGCACCATCGCAACCTAAATGCATAGCTAGGATTCATTTATATTCCGACATGTGGAAACATTTTGATAGAGGATTATACAAATTTCTTATAAG atatatttatgttccaatacaaaaatcacaaaaatatagatattttggAAAACTGTTTGCATCATTTACATGTTTTACATTTGTCTTTATATGGCATGGAATACAAATGAACATCTTTATTTGGACATTGCTCAATTTTATAGggataataattgaaaatataggAGTATCAATTGGCAAAAGTAaacaatatcataaaatactaaatatgtatttatcttCAAGAAATACTAAAAGACTTCATTGCATGCTAGCAAGCCCTCTTTTAGCAATATCAGccatatctaatttttattttcttggtggacgagaaattggaaatatctttatacaaaatatattatatgatg GATCCTGGAAAAGCCTATCTATTCTGCTGTTCTTTCTTTATTGCTGTTGCCACGTTTCAGTAGATGTTAAAAGCTGGGAATTACGCCATATTAGAAGATAA
- the Rasp gene encoding protein-cysteine N-palmitoyltransferase Rasp isoform X10: MKINKVEVDRLSYRSYASFAFFSIGKCWQHCLLLLIHYFDDYYDAYGDFDSGWIWVGKKRDISDQEWLILCYWYIVSSIIFLYHYLGTLSMLCAILQPSFLHILTHICSKNTAWTIHILYLFVIHILKTPNGTFQSWLGITDEKHYILTLLMCWIHLRSISHNMDSIDDQFSNSNNFIQKLAYCLYLPTLFLGPLILYHEFVESINQPHEYWNYQRLLTFILNLVRYMFWLYVTELLLHFIYTNAIQYHSQVVQNLNSWALYGLGYCMGQFFFNKYVVIYGTCSSLCYLDNIKAPSQPKCIARIHLYSDMWKHFDRGLYKFLIRYIYVPIQKSQKYRYFGKLFASFTCFTFVFIWHGIQMNIFIWTLLNFIGIIIENIGVSIGKSKQYHKILNMYLSSRNTKRLHCMLASPLLAISAISNFYFLGGREIGNIFIQNILYDGSWKSLSILLFFLYCCCHVSVDVKSWELRHIRR, encoded by the exons attTCGATGACTATTACGATGCATATGGTGATTTTGATTCAGGATGGATTTGGGTTGGAAAGAAACGAGACATCTCCGATCAAGAGTGGCTT atattatgCTATTGGTATATCGTATCgtctataatttttctctatcACTATTTGGGTACATTGAGCATGTTATGTGCAATACTGCAACCtagttttttacatatattaacacaTATATGTAGTAAGAATACAGCATGGacaatacatattttgtatCTATTTGTAATACACATATTAAAAACACCAAATGGGACTTTTCAAAGTTGGCTAGGAATCACTGATGAGaagcattatattttaacactaCTAATGTGTTGGATACATTTAAGAAGTATCAGTCACAATATGGATAGCATTGATGACCAATTCTccaattcaaataattttattcagaaattaGCATATTGCTTGTACTTACCTACATTATTTTTAGGACCACTTATTTTGTATCATGAATTTGTGGAATCT attaatCAACCACATGAATATTGGAATTATCAAAGGCTtctaacttttatattaaatttagttaGATACATGTTCTGGTTATATGTGACCGAATTGTtgctacattttatttatacaaatgcTATACAATATCACTCACAG gTTGTGCAGAATTTAAATTCTTGGGCATTGTATGGTTTAGGATATTGCAtgggacaatttttttttaataaatatgttgtaATCTATGGAACATGCAGTAGTTTATGTTATTTAGATAACATAAAAGCACCATCGCAACCTAAATGCATAGCTAGGATTCATTTATATTCCGACATGTGGAAACATTTTGATAGAGGATTATACAAATTTCTTATAAG atatatttatgttccaatacaaaaatcacaaaaatatagatattttggAAAACTGTTTGCATCATTTACATGTTTTACATTTGTCTTTATATGGCATGGAATACAAATGAACATCTTTATTTGGACATTGCTCAATTTTATAGggataataattgaaaatataggAGTATCAATTGGCAAAAGTAaacaatatcataaaatactaaatatgtatttatcttCAAGAAATACTAAAAGACTTCATTGCATGCTAGCAAGCCCTCTTTTAGCAATATCAGccatatctaatttttattttcttggtggacgagaaattggaaatatctttatacaaaatatattatatgatg GATCCTGGAAAAGCCTATCTATTCTGCTGTTCTTTCTTTATTGCTGTTGCCACGTTTCAGTAGATGTTAAAAGCTGGGAATTACGCCATATTAGAAGATAA
- the Rasp gene encoding protein-cysteine N-palmitoyltransferase Rasp isoform X2: MKINKVEVDRLSYRSYASFAFFSIGKCWQHCLLLLIHYFDDYYDAYGDFDSGWIWVGKKRDISDQEWLVWLTLVNRLIPYIFIHHFISQIIKVHSNNMILCYWYIVSSIIFLYHYLGTLSMLCAILQPSFLHILTHICSKNTAWTIHILYLFVIHILKTPNGTFQSWLGITDEKHYILTLLMCWIHLRSISHNMDSIDDQFSNSNNFIQKLAYCLYLPTLFLGPLILYHEFVESINQPHEYWNYQRLLTFILNLVRYMFWLYVTELLLHFIYTNAIQYHSQVVQNLNSWALYGLGYCMGQFFFNKYVVIYGTCSSLCYLDNIKAPSQPKCIARIHLYSDMWKHFDRGLYKFLIRYIYVPIQKSQKYRYFGKLFASFTCFTFVFIWHGIQMNIFIWTLLNFIGIIIENIGVSIGKSKQYHKILNMYLSSRNTKRLHCMLASPLLAISAISNFYFLGGREIGNIFIQNILYDGSWKSLSILLFFLYCCCHVSVDVKSWELRHIRR, translated from the exons attTCGATGACTATTACGATGCATATGGTGATTTTGATTCAGGATGGATTTGGGTTGGAAAGAAACGAGACATCTCCGATCAAGAGTGGCTTGTATGGCTCACATTAGTGAATAGATTGATACCTTATATTTTCATCCATCATTTTATCagtcaaattattaaagtcCATAGTAACAATAtg atattatgCTATTGGTATATCGTATCgtctataatttttctctatcACTATTTGGGTACATTGAGCATGTTATGTGCAATACTGCAACCtagttttttacatatattaacacaTATATGTAGTAAGAATACAGCATGGacaatacatattttgtatCTATTTGTAATACACATATTAAAAACACCAAATGGGACTTTTCAAAGTTGGCTAGGAATCACTGATGAGaagcattatattttaacactaCTAATGTGTTGGATACATTTAAGAAGTATCAGTCACAATATGGATAGCATTGATGACCAATTCTccaattcaaataattttattcagaaattaGCATATTGCTTGTACTTACCTACATTATTTTTAGGACCACTTATTTTGTATCATGAATTTGTGGAATCT attaatCAACCACATGAATATTGGAATTATCAAAGGCTtctaacttttatattaaatttagttaGATACATGTTCTGGTTATATGTGACCGAATTGTtgctacattttatttatacaaatgcTATACAATATCACTCACAG gTTGTGCAGAATTTAAATTCTTGGGCATTGTATGGTTTAGGATATTGCAtgggacaatttttttttaataaatatgttgtaATCTATGGAACATGCAGTAGTTTATGTTATTTAGATAACATAAAAGCACCATCGCAACCTAAATGCATAGCTAGGATTCATTTATATTCCGACATGTGGAAACATTTTGATAGAGGATTATACAAATTTCTTATAAG atatatttatgttccaatacaaaaatcacaaaaatatagatattttggAAAACTGTTTGCATCATTTACATGTTTTACATTTGTCTTTATATGGCATGGAATACAAATGAACATCTTTATTTGGACATTGCTCAATTTTATAGggataataattgaaaatataggAGTATCAATTGGCAAAAGTAaacaatatcataaaatactaaatatgtatttatcttCAAGAAATACTAAAAGACTTCATTGCATGCTAGCAAGCCCTCTTTTAGCAATATCAGccatatctaatttttattttcttggtggacgagaaattggaaatatctttatacaaaatatattatatgatg GATCCTGGAAAAGCCTATCTATTCTGCTGTTCTTTCTTTATTGCTGTTGCCACGTTTCAGTAGATGTTAAAAGCTGGGAATTACGCCATATTAGAAGATAA